In the Staphylococcus condimenti genome, one interval contains:
- a CDS encoding FTR1 family protein produces the protein MRHYLVKIAMCIALLGLLLPLKGLSVSEAAETSMSDAYIAISDAKETLNDKDKSEADKKAAVDKVKTEIDKLKIDNSKSGKKVKDEVKALDQTPSDKKKAADMSDLTKALIAYENAQESSNSGAEIKKLQDAVDGKDKEMKDAIKAKDQTQLKALNAQLNQIWTSNETVIRNYDADKYGQIEVALMQLRVAVEKEPLKTQKVETAWQTFKSGIDNVNKKQSSDEKGQYKATQLNDELDKAIQAIDDNDLDKADAALGKFIQIWPYVEGKIQTKNSSLYTTIEDKIPYYQSILDDSNKERVKDGLSDINSDIKDTVGKSGYNAFDVMVIFLREGLEVLLIVMALVTMTRQSGDKKGTTSVIGGALFGLVLSLALAFVFIQTLGNSGILREGMEAVLGIVAVVLMFAVGIWMHNKSNAQRWNQMMQSMYDKAANNRSLALLGLIGLISVMREGVEVILFYMGMIGEVSAKDFILGIGIALVILVIFAALFRYIVRLIPIRYIFRVLSILIFVMAFKMLGVSIQKMQLLDTVPRHGIEHLPTLSWIGFYPTWETIVPQLIFIALIVIYTYYSNKRKQL, from the coding sequence GTGAGACATTATTTAGTTAAAATAGCAATGTGTATCGCTCTACTTGGACTTTTGTTGCCACTGAAAGGGTTATCGGTAAGTGAAGCGGCAGAAACAAGTATGAGTGATGCTTATATTGCGATTTCTGATGCGAAAGAGACGCTGAATGATAAAGATAAATCAGAAGCGGATAAAAAAGCAGCAGTCGATAAGGTGAAAACTGAAATTGATAAACTGAAAATTGATAACAGCAAATCAGGAAAAAAGGTTAAAGATGAAGTAAAAGCATTAGATCAAACACCTTCTGACAAGAAAAAAGCAGCTGACATGTCTGATTTGACTAAAGCCTTGATTGCTTATGAAAATGCACAAGAGAGCAGCAACTCAGGTGCAGAAATTAAAAAATTGCAAGATGCGGTAGATGGTAAAGATAAAGAAATGAAAGATGCCATCAAAGCAAAAGATCAAACACAATTGAAAGCTTTGAATGCGCAATTGAATCAAATTTGGACAAGTAATGAAACGGTTATCAGAAATTATGATGCAGATAAATATGGTCAAATTGAAGTTGCGTTAATGCAATTGCGTGTTGCTGTAGAAAAAGAACCTTTAAAAACGCAAAAAGTTGAAACAGCTTGGCAGACTTTTAAATCAGGGATTGATAATGTAAATAAAAAACAATCTTCAGATGAAAAAGGACAATATAAAGCAACACAATTGAATGATGAACTGGATAAAGCGATTCAAGCAATTGATGATAATGACTTGGACAAAGCAGATGCAGCATTAGGTAAGTTTATTCAAATTTGGCCTTATGTTGAAGGTAAGATCCAAACTAAAAATTCAAGTTTATATACGACAATCGAAGATAAAATCCCTTATTATCAAAGTATATTAGATGACTCGAATAAAGAACGTGTAAAAGATGGTTTGTCAGATATCAATTCAGATATTAAAGATACTGTCGGAAAGTCAGGTTACAATGCTTTTGATGTGATGGTAATTTTCTTACGTGAAGGGTTGGAAGTTTTGTTGATTGTGATGGCATTAGTCACAATGACGCGTCAATCTGGTGATAAGAAAGGTACAACGAGTGTTATTGGCGGTGCTTTATTTGGTTTAGTTTTGAGTTTGGCACTAGCGTTTGTGTTTATCCAAACACTTGGAAATAGCGGGATTTTAAGAGAAGGTATGGAAGCGGTATTAGGTATCGTTGCTGTTGTCTTGATGTTTGCAGTAGGTATTTGGATGCATAATAAATCAAATGCGCAACGTTGGAATCAGATGATGCAGTCTATGTATGATAAAGCAGCCAATAATCGCAGCTTGGCTTTGTTAGGACTAATAGGATTAATCTCAGTTATGCGCGAAGGTGTAGAAGTCATACTTTTCTATATGGGTATGATTGGAGAAGTATCAGCTAAGGACTTCATTTTAGGTATTGGAATTGCTTTAGTGATTCTCGTAATATTTGCAGCATTATTCCGATATATTGTCCGTCTTATTCCGATTCGTTATATTTTCCGTGTGCTATCTATCTTAATATTTGTGATGGCCTTTAAAATGCTTGGTGTCAGCATTCAAAAAATGCAGTTGCTTGATACAGTGCCGCGTCACGGTATTGAACACTTGCCGACATTGAGTTGGATTGGATTCTATCCGACATGGGAAACAATAGTACCGCAACTTATTTTTATAGCACTTATCGTAATCTATACGTATTATTCGAATAAAAGAAAACAATTATAA